In Populus nigra chromosome 1, ddPopNigr1.1, whole genome shotgun sequence, one genomic interval encodes:
- the LOC133704438 gene encoding dehydration-responsive element-binding protein 1E-like has translation MVMGGSNSFSPDKQESSLSSLLSDSSGSQQDSPSSNEKVLLATSRPKKRAGRRIFKETRHPIFRGVRKRNGDKWVCELREPNKKSRIWLGTYPTPEMAARAHDVAALAFRGKSACLNFADSAWRLPAPISNEAKDIRRAASEAAELFRTSDLGGQVMEDFRREDRGEVCCSTNDDIRDLPSENVGYIDEEAEFNMPGLLANMAEGLLLSPPHYTGDWNDGEIDADWSLWSS, from the coding sequence ATGGTCATGGGAGGATCAAATTCCTTCTCACCTGACAAGCAAGAATCATCTTTATCATCTTTACTATCCGATAGTAGCGGTTCTCAGCAGGACTCGCCCAGTTCGAACGAGAAAGTCTTACTAGCAACAAGTCGTCCGAAAAAGCGTGCAGGGCGGAGGATATTCAAGGAGACTCGTCATCCAATCTTTAGAGGTGTTAGGAAGAGGAATGGCGATAAATGGGTTTGCGAATTGCGTGAACCAAATAAGAAGTCACGTATTTGGCTAGGCACATATCCTACACCCGAAATGGCAGCCCGGGCACATGATGTAGCTGCTTTGGCATTTAGGGGAAAATCAGCTTGCCTTAATTTTGCGGACTCGGCATGGAGGTTGCCTGCGCCGATTTCAAATGAGGCTAAGGACATCAGGAGGGCAGCAAGTGAGGCAGCAGAGTTGTTTAGGACTTCAGACCTTGGTGGTCAAGTGATGGAAGATTTCAGGAGGGAGGACCGTGGTGAAGTTTGTTGTAGTACTAATGATGACATAAGAGATTTGCCATCTGAAAATGTGGGGTATATAGACGAAGAGGCAGAATTTAACATGCCAGGGTTGCTTGCTAATATGGCAGAAGGCCTTCTACTCTCTCCTCCACATTATACTGGGGACTGGAATGATGGGGAAATTGATGCTGATTGGTCGTTGTGGAGTAGTTAA